CCTGGGCGGGCAGTTGATTGGCGAAGCTGTGGCCAGCGTCCGGATAGACCTTGATATCGGCGTCGATCTGCTCGGCTCCGACCGCCTTGTTCAGAGCGGCAGGCGCACCGCGGCCCAGCGGATCCTTGGCGCCGAAGCTCGCCACGATGGGACAGGCACCGCGCAGTGTGTCCGCCAGATTCTTCGGTAGCGGTGTCCCGTAGAACGGTGCCGCCGCGCCGAAGCCCTTGGGCGACAGGATCAGCGCGAACTGCCCACCCATGCAGAATCCCGCGATCCCTATCGTGCCGGTGCAGTCGGTTCGCGCGACCAGATAGCGCCGGGCGGCCAGGATGTCGTCGATGGCCGGACCCTGTTTGGTCAGCGCTGCCCGCATCACCGTGGTGATGCAGCGGGCACGGCCGCCGCGGGCGTACAGGTTGGGGGTGATGGCCAGGTAACCGGCGGCCGCGACTCGTTCGGAGACGGCCTCCTTGTCGGGACGGTAGCCGATGGCGTCGTGCACGATCACCACGCCGGGCCACGGTCCGGCACCCGCGGGGATGCCGATCAGTGCGTCGATGGGGCCCTCGGGGGTGTCCAGGGTGATGGTGCTCATCACCCAAACCTAGAGGCCGTAATGTCGCTTGTCGTGTCTGACTGTGTTGACCTGGCACCGGAGGTCGTCGTCGCGTTGCAGCGGATGCGTCAGCGCGACGACGTGCCACTGCGCTGTAACAAGGGCCCCATCCGAGCGGCCGTCGCGGCCGCGGTGCACGCGCTGGCCGCCGACGAACTCGGTGCCAGGGTGCGGCCGTGGGATCTGTCCGCATTGCGGCGGGCGGCGGCCGGCCTGGGTCCGATCGACGGTGCGACGGTGCTCTTCGTCGATGACGGTGTCCTGGTCGCCGAGCTACGCCCGGACGGCCGACGGATCGCCCTGCGCGGTGTCGACGACAGCTGGCGCCTCGTCCGTTTCCTGGCGGCATCCGAGCACCCCGCTGCGGTTCGGTTGTCCACCGAGAGCCGCCGCGAGATCACGTTGGATCGGCTCTCGGTCGAGGGTGTCCTGGCGGCGCTGGGCATCGACAAGCCCGAGGACGTCGAACTGGACGTCGAATCCGCGAAACTCGCTCACGGTGAAACCGAGACCCGCTACCGCTATCTGTTCACCCACCAGGGCCGTTCGGTGCTGGCCGAAGAGGTCACCTGCGCATTCGACGCCGCCGACCCGAGCTCCTGCCGGGTGCGAGGTGTGGTGATCGACAATGGTCGTGGCGCGCTGCTCACCGGTAGCCGGGACCGGGCCGTGCTGATCCGGGGTTGATAGCTTGACCGGATGACTGGCGTGGCGCACGGACCTCTGGCCGGGGTGCGCATCATCGAGATATCGAGTTTCGTGGCGGTGCCGCTGGCGGGTATGACGCTGGCGCAGCTGGGCGCGGAGGTGATCCGGGTCGATCCCGTCGGTGGTGCCGCCGACTACCGGCGCTGGCCCGTCACCGAGGCCGGCGACAGCATCTACTGGGCCGGACTGAACAAGGGCAAGCAGTCCGTTGCGGTCGACATGCGCTCGGTCGAAGGCAGGCAGATCGTCCGCAGGTTGATCGCCGACGCCGGCGTCCTCATCACCAACGTCGCTGGGCGGCAATGGCATTCCTATGACGAGTTGGTTTCCCTGCGTCCCGACCTCATCCACGTCGAGATCTCCGGTCGTGCCGACGGAGGAACCGGTGTCGACTACACGGTCAATGCCGCGGTCGGATTCCCGCTGGTCACCGGGCCCGTCGAGTGCGACGCCCCGGTCAATCACGTGCTGCCGGCTTGGGATGTGTCCTGTGGGCTGTACACCGCGCTGGCAGTGGTGTCGGCGCTGCGGGCACGCGATATCGGCGCAGGCGGTCAGCGCATCACGATACCGCTGGAGAACGTGGCGCTCGCCACGGCGGGCAATCTCGGCTTCCTCACCGAGGTGTTGCTCGGGGCGGGAGAACGCCCTCGCCTCGGGAACTCCCTGTACGGCCAGTACGGTCAGAACTTCACCAGCGGCGACGGCGCCGTATTCATGGTTGTCGCGTTGACCGGCAGGCACTTTCGGGATCTCGCCGACGTCACGGGGACCACCGCGGCGGTCGATGCGCTCGGCGCGGCGTTGGGGGCGGACTTCACCGACGAGGGGCAGCGTTACCGGCATCGTGACGCCCTGACCGGTCTGTTCACCCTGTGGTTCGCCCAGCACAGCGCCGCGGAGGTCACCGCCGCCCTGACACCCACCTCGGTGCTCTGGGAGCGTTACCGTAGCTTCTCCGAGGTCGCCGCCGACCCGCGCGTCACCGACAATCCACTGTTCACCAGCATGGATCAGCCCCGGATCGGCCGGTATCTGGCTCCGGGGCTGCCCATCGCCACCGACGGCAGTTATCCACCGGCGGTACCCGCACCGGCGCTCGGTGACCACACGGCACAGGTGCTCGCGACTCTGGGTCTTTCCGGCACAGAGATCGAGGCACTGGTCGGGTCGGGAGTCGTCGCGTGAGCATACTGACCGACCTGCTGACCGTGCGGCAGACCGGGGTCGACAGCTGGCACGGGTCTGGTGCGGGCCCCGCGGGCAAGCGATCCTTCGGCGGGTTGTTCGCCGCGCAGAGCCTGGCGGCGGCGATCGCCACGGTGCCCGCCGAGAAACGGGTGACCAACATGCACCTGCAGTTCCTGCGCGGCGGGGAGGCCGGTGACGGCGCCGATTACCGCGTCGAGCGGGTCTACGACGGCAGGACGGCCGCGGCGCGCCGGGTCGAGTGCCGTCAGCACGACCGCCTGCTCAACACGGCGACGGTGTCGTTCTCGGCCGAGATGGCCGGGCCTGAGCACGGCACGCACCCGATGCCCACGCATCCGGACGCGTTGGACCGTGACCGATCCCTGGGCCCGGCACCATCGGTGCCGCTGGACGAATTCGAGATCCGGGTCGACGATCAGGGCGACGGACCGGACTTCGTGCGGCGTTTCTGGTGGCGCACCACGGTTGCATTGCCCGCAGATCCGGTGCTGCACACCCTGGTCGCGGTCTACATCACCGACCTCTACGGCGTCGACCCGATCTTCGCCGTGCACGGGCATTCGATGCGCGACCGCACCTACCGCGGTGGCACGACCGACACGTCGATGTGGTTTCACCGGCCCGTCGTGGCCGATCAGTGGAATCTGCTGGAATCCCGGTCCCCGGCGGCGGCCCGGGGGCGCGGCGTCGTCACCGCATCGCTGGTCCGCGCCGACGGCGCCCTCGCCGCCACGATGGTCCAGGAGGGGCTGGCCGCCAACCGCTGACGCAACCGGCGGATCGCCTGGGCCACCCCGACGCCGACCGCCAGTGCGGCCAGCACACCCGCCAACCGGTGCTCACCGAACAGTGGGTAGACCTGGAAATGCGTCAGATAGATGTAGAGCGAGGCATCGGCCAGCACCGCGAGCACGCCCGCGGCCGGTATCGGGCAACGCAGTGACGGCAACCAGATCAGCAATGCCAGACCGCCGAGAACCAACGCCTCCCGGACCGAGTCGTCGAAGTACCCGTACACACCCACGGCGGTCACCGCGGTGACCGCGGCACGTTGCCACCCCGAGGTCGCCTTCGAGACCGCCCACCCGACGGCGAAGAACCAGAAGGCGGCCATGCTGAACCAGGCGGCCTCCCCGGTCACCAGATAGCGCAGGATCAGCCCGGCGACCAGGAACACCGCGGCGAAGCCGAAGCCGTGCGCTCGTTCGATCCGGTCGACCACCGGTAGCGCCAGCGCCAGCGTCAGCAGCACCAGGACCCAGACGAGCACTTCGATGAACCACAACCGGCCCGCGGTCATGCTGTCGAATGGTCCGAGAATCTTGTTGGCCAGCAACAGATTCGTCCAACCATAGTCGTCGCTGAACGACATGGTGATCGCGATCCACAGGATGGTCGGTACGGCGATCCAGCCGATCGTGTTGCGAAGCTGGCGGATCCGCTCCGTGCGGGGGACCCCGGTCAGGCAGAACCGCCCGAAGTTGTAGCCGGCGACACCGAGCAGGATGTGCGCACCACCCCACATCTCGAACAGTTCGGCATGTGATCCGACGATGAGCACGATCGCCACGGCGCGCAGCGCCACGCTGGTATCCATGGTGGCCGTCCACCGGCGGCGCCGCGGTTGCAGCGCTTCCAGTTCGGCCAGCGACAGCTGGGCCCATTGCCGGGGGAGCCTGCCCAGCGCGCGTTCGATGCGCACCGACATGGACACGTAGGTCAGCGAGTTGCCGCCGAGGTCGACGAAACTGGCGTGGGGATCGATGCCTGCGGGGTCGAGGTGAAGGACGTCGGCGAAAATGGCGCGCAACGGGGTGGCGGCGGCGGTCTGCTCGGTGCGCAGCGCCTGCACCGCCGGATAGTCCGGCTTGCCCGAGGACAGCATGGGCAACCGCTCGACCGCGACGACGTCGACCGACCCGGCGGGCAGACCCGTGATTCCGGTGACCGCGCTGCGCACCACCGATGTCGGGGCGGTCGTCGCGACGACCAGAGCCTCGTCGCGGACGGCACACAGCGCGGGAAGCTCACGTTCGCGCAACGCGGCCTCGACCCGTTGTAGGTCGATGCGCAGGCCGAACAGTTTGGCGATGCGATTGGCCCGGCCGACGACCTCGAAGAGACCGTCGGGACCGACACGCGCCAGGTCGCCGGTGCGCAATTCGGTGATGACGCGGCCGGTCGCCAGGTCGGCGCGGTCGTGGGCGTAGCCCATCATCACATTGGGTCCGGTGTAGACGAGCTCACCGATGCGACCCTGGTCGCCGTCGGCGATATCTCCGTCGATGCGCAGATGTCCGCCGGGAATCGCGCGCCCGATCGCCTCGGGGCGCTCGGCGGCGAATTCAGGTGGCAGATAGGCCATTCGGGCGGTGGCCTCGGTGGCGCCGTACATGACGAACAGTTGCCATCCGTTTCGGCGACCGAGCTCGGCGAAGGCGCGCACCCGCCGCGGTGCCAGTGCGCCGCCGGCCTGGGTGACGTAACGCAGGTGCGGCAGCTCCATCGAGTCGAATCCGATGCGGTCCAACAGGTCGAAGGTGTAGGGCACCCCGGCGAACGTCGTGGCCCGATGGGCACGGAACACATCCCAGAACTGTTCGTCGATCACCGACAGCTCGGTCAGCAGCAGGGCCGCACCGCGCAGCAGATGGCTGTGCGCGACCGACAGTCCATAGCAGTAGGACATCGGTAACGTCGTTGCCGCACAATCGGTATCGCGAATGTCGAGGTACTCGGCGATGGAACGGGCATTGGCGATGAGGTTCTCGGCCGACAATCTGACCAGCTTGGGTGAGCCGGTGCTGCCCGAGGTGGACATCAACAGCGCCAGCTCGGGATGCAGCTCACGCTCGGGCGCCCGGCGGGGGTGTGCGCCGAGCGCGTCGATGACGATATCTGGGGCGTAGGTGTCCAGCAGGTCGGTGTGGTCTCCGCCGGGTGGCACCGGCAGCACGACGTGTCCCGCGGCGAGCGCGCCGAGGTACCAGGTGAGCGTGTCGATATCGTTGCGGGTCTCCAGCAGCACGAGCTTGCGGGGACCACCGAGTTCGGTGGCTGCGGCGTCGACGAGACCGGCAAGTGCCCGATAACTGACCGTGGTCTCTGCGGTGTGCACTGCCGGGCGCTCACCGTGACGACGCAGATGGGCGATCAGATCTCTCATGGCAGCATCAGGGCGGTACCCAGGACCGTGAGGCGGACCTTGGTGTCCACCGCGGGCGGGTCGATGCTGTGCTGGCGCACCGTGATCGGAGCGGTCTCGCCGATATCGACGGTGAGCAGTACGTCGTGGCCGAGGAATTCGGTGGCCAGCACCGTGCCGATACCGGGTTCGGGGTGCGGTCCGGCATCGGCGATCGTGGCGGCCACCAATTGCTCCGGACGCAGCAAGACGGTGCCCGAGCGTGCGGCCGGTGTCCCCGACAGCGGTATCCGACCGAGCGCACAGTCGGCCGCTCCATCACGGACGGTCGCCTGCAGGAAAATGCAGTCGCCGAGGAACTCGGCGGTGAACCGATCGGCCGGGGCGCGATAGACCTGTTGTGGCGTGCCGACCCCGGTGAACCGGCCGGCCCTCATGACGGCGACCTGATCGGCCACCGACAACGCCTCGCCCTGGTCGTGTGTGACCAGCAGGGTGGTGATCCCGGCCTCGGTGAGGACCTTGGTGACCGCACGCCGGGTGGCGGCCCGCAGTCCGGTGTCGAGCGCCGAGAACGGCTCGTCGAGCAGCATCAGGGCCGGCTTGCGGGCCAGGGCACGGGCCAGGGCGACGCGCTGCTGCTGACCGCCGGACAGTTCATGGGGCCGGCGCTGCGCGAAAGTCGGCTCCAGTGAGACGGTTTCGAGTAGTTCGGCGACCCTCGACCGAACCTCGGCGCGGCGGGGTGAGCCGTCCAACCCGTAGGCGATGTTCGCTCCGACCGTCAGATGCGGAAAGAGCGCGCCGTCCTGGGCGACGTAACCGACCGAACGGCGATGCGGGGCAACACAGGACTGGGCCGAGGCCACCCGGCGTCCGGCGATGTCGATGGTGCCGGAGTCGGGTTTCTCGAATCCGGCGACCAGGCGCAGCAGGGTGGTCTTACCGCACCCGGAGGCACCGACGACGGCCGTGATGCTGCCGGTGGGCAGCATCAGGTTCACCTGGTCGAGAACCGGTGTGCCGGTGAAGGATTTGGACAGATCGTGCACGGCCAGCGTATCGGTCATGAATGCGTCACCTCGCGGAAGAGTGCCACCGTCACCGGGATGGAGAGCGCCACCAAGACCAGGGCGTACGGGGCGGCGGCGGCATAGTCGAGCTCACTGGACAACGACCAGAACCGCATGGCCAGCGTGCGGGTACCGGTGGGCGCGAGCAGCAGGGTCGCGGTCAGTTCGGTGGCCACCGCCACGAACACCAGCGCCGCCCCCGCGCCGGCCGCCGGGGCGATCAGCCGCAATGTCACCCGCAAGAAACTGCGGGTAGGCGACAGTCCCAGCGACCGCGAAGCCTCCTCGAGCCCCGGCGGAATCTGGGCCAGCCCGGCGCGCAGGCTGACCAGCGCGCGCGGCAGGAACATCAGAACGTACGCGCCGAGCACGAGGGACACCGTCTGGTACAGCGGGGGAGCGAAGCGGATCGCGACGGTGACCAACGCCAGCGCGGTGACGATTCCGGGCATGGAGCTGGTGACGAAGTTCGCGCCCTCCACTGCCCGGGACAGTGCGCCGCGATACCGCACCGCGAGCCATGCGAACGGGAACGCCGCCAGGGTGGTCAACACCGCGGCCACCGCCGCCAGCACTGCCGTCTGCCCCATGGCCTGGGTCAGGTCGACGGCATCCCACACCGCCACCCCTCCGATCCACAACCAGCGCAGCAGCGTGTAGACCGGGACGCCCAGCGCCAACAGCGCGACGATCGTCAGCCCGGCCAGTGTGGGAATGGTCCACCCGCCCAACCGGATCGGAGTCATCACCCGCGGGGCACCCGAGCCCACCCGCGCGAAGCGGGCATGGCCGCGCAGTACGGCTTCGGTGGCCAGCAGCACCAGGCACAGCACCACCAGGACACCGGCCAGGGTTGCCCCGGCCGCACCGTCGAAAGTTGCCTGGAACTGTTCGAAGATGGCGGTGGTGAAGGTCGAGAAGCGCAGCATCGCGAAGGCGCCGTACTCGGCGAGCAGATGCACGCCGATGAGCAGTCCGCCGCCCAGAATGGCCAGCCGCAGCTGCGGCAGCACCACCCGGACGAATACGCCGACCGTTCCCGACCCGAGTGCGCGCGCGGACTCCTCGATGGCCGGGTCCAGCCGCCGCAGCGTCGCCGCCGCGGGCAGGAACACGAACGGGAAATAGGAGAGCGTGGCGACCAGCACGCCTGCCCCGAAGCCGTGCAGGGTCGGCCACACGCTGACCCAGGCGTAGCTGTTGATGAAGGCGGGAACCGCCAGCGGTGCGACCAGCAGCGGTCGCCACAGCGCGGCGCCGGGCACATCCGTGCGCTCCACGAGCCAGGCCGCACCGACACCGAGCACGACGCACAGCGGCACCGTCACCACGACCAGTCCGACGGTGTTGAGCAGCAGCTCACCGACCCGGGGCCGCACCACGAGCTCGTAGATGCGATCCGGTCCGGTGCTGATGACCGCCCACACCACATACCCCAGCGGGATGAAGGTGGCGGCCACCAGCACGCCGATGGCGCCGGTGAGTGCCGGGCCGGGGCGTGCGGCGGGTCGCGGTCCGGGAGTCGGGCGGTCGGTGTGCGTGGAAACCACCTAGAGCAGGCCAGCCTTGGTCATCAGGTCCGTCACCTTGGCCGCGTCGAGGGTGGACGGATCCACCGCAGGCGCCTGCAGGGTGTCCAGCGGGGGCAGCGCCGGGTTGGCGGGCACGCCGCTGGCGACCGGGTACTCGAACGAGGTGCCCTTCTCCA
The sequence above is drawn from the Mycolicibacterium neoaurum VKM Ac-1815D genome and encodes:
- a CDS encoding CoA transferase — translated: MTGVAHGPLAGVRIIEISSFVAVPLAGMTLAQLGAEVIRVDPVGGAADYRRWPVTEAGDSIYWAGLNKGKQSVAVDMRSVEGRQIVRRLIADAGVLITNVAGRQWHSYDELVSLRPDLIHVEISGRADGGTGVDYTVNAAVGFPLVTGPVECDAPVNHVLPAWDVSCGLYTALAVVSALRARDIGAGGQRITIPLENVALATAGNLGFLTEVLLGAGERPRLGNSLYGQYGQNFTSGDGAVFMVVALTGRHFRDLADVTGTTAAVDALGAALGADFTDEGQRYRHRDALTGLFTLWFAQHSAAEVTAALTPTSVLWERYRSFSEVAADPRVTDNPLFTSMDQPRIGRYLAPGLPIATDGSYPPAVPAPALGDHTAQVLATLGLSGTEIEALVGSGVVA
- a CDS encoding ABC transporter ATP-binding protein, with the protein product MTDTLAVHDLSKSFTGTPVLDQVNLMLPTGSITAVVGASGCGKTTLLRLVAGFEKPDSGTIDIAGRRVASAQSCVAPHRRSVGYVAQDGALFPHLTVGANIAYGLDGSPRRAEVRSRVAELLETVSLEPTFAQRRPHELSGGQQQRVALARALARKPALMLLDEPFSALDTGLRAATRRAVTKVLTEAGITTLLVTHDQGEALSVADQVAVMRAGRFTGVGTPQQVYRAPADRFTAEFLGDCIFLQATVRDGAADCALGRIPLSGTPAARSGTVLLRPEQLVAATIADAGPHPEPGIGTVLATEFLGHDVLLTVDIGETAPITVRQHSIDPPAVDTKVRLTVLGTALMLP
- a CDS encoding dienelactone hydrolase family protein → MSTITLDTPEGPIDALIGIPAGAGPWPGVVIVHDAIGYRPDKEAVSERVAAAGYLAITPNLYARGGRARCITTVMRAALTKQGPAIDDILAARRYLVARTDCTGTIGIAGFCMGGQFALILSPKGFGAAAPFYGTPLPKNLADTLRGACPIVASFGAKDPLGRGAPAALNKAVGAEQIDADIKVYPDAGHSFANQLPAQALLRVTGFGYNEAVAEDAWKRVFTFFDAHLRG
- a CDS encoding ABC transporter permease, with product MVSTHTDRPTPGPRPAARPGPALTGAIGVLVAATFIPLGYVVWAVISTGPDRIYELVVRPRVGELLLNTVGLVVVTVPLCVVLGVGAAWLVERTDVPGAALWRPLLVAPLAVPAFINSYAWVSVWPTLHGFGAGVLVATLSYFPFVFLPAAATLRRLDPAIEESARALGSGTVGVFVRVVLPQLRLAILGGGLLIGVHLLAEYGAFAMLRFSTFTTAIFEQFQATFDGAAGATLAGVLVVLCLVLLATEAVLRGHARFARVGSGAPRVMTPIRLGGWTIPTLAGLTIVALLALGVPVYTLLRWLWIGGVAVWDAVDLTQAMGQTAVLAAVAAVLTTLAAFPFAWLAVRYRGALSRAVEGANFVTSSMPGIVTALALVTVAIRFAPPLYQTVSLVLGAYVLMFLPRALVSLRAGLAQIPPGLEEASRSLGLSPTRSFLRVTLRLIAPAAGAGAALVFVAVATELTATLLLAPTGTRTLAMRFWSLSSELDYAAAAPYALVLVALSIPVTVALFREVTHS
- a CDS encoding acyl-CoA thioesterase; protein product: MSILTDLLTVRQTGVDSWHGSGAGPAGKRSFGGLFAAQSLAAAIATVPAEKRVTNMHLQFLRGGEAGDGADYRVERVYDGRTAAARRVECRQHDRLLNTATVSFSAEMAGPEHGTHPMPTHPDALDRDRSLGPAPSVPLDEFEIRVDDQGDGPDFVRRFWWRTTVALPADPVLHTLVAVYITDLYGVDPIFAVHGHSMRDRTYRGGTTDTSMWFHRPVVADQWNLLESRSPAAARGRGVVTASLVRADGALAATMVQEGLAANR